A window of the Arachis duranensis cultivar V14167 chromosome 5, aradu.V14167.gnm2.J7QH, whole genome shotgun sequence genome harbors these coding sequences:
- the LOC127747571 gene encoding zinc finger BED domain-containing protein RICESLEEPER 1-like, whose translation MKVQWCVFTKLPFNLVIAVAGLPRRVTVAGLPSLPRWVTVAEAQSIHREAVLSPSSSPVAKQDSSGRRNPNRAPSSPPVTKPSPAESNSRMSSSELLPTSNEVPSERTPLIGGEIVKSAVRSSMDSGVLTKPPPHPRSKKRKVHSTNVGATPGATPTNPSPSTVETDEEDSKDEANEGNRKPSRPRSLTWEHFTRDPKSKPSHPRAKCNWCGASYACDSHRNGTTNMHYHLLNQCKKFPRESGDPSQTILTFQQKKEGEGVFTAVTFDAEMCRKALARMIIVDELPFKFVEGEGFRFYMSIVQPRFPLPGRITVAKDCWNLYISEKNRLKTVFKQPNQSICLTTDCWTSVQNLNYMCLTAHYIDHDWKLQKRIINFCLIKNHKGETIGRKIERCLLGWGISRVFTITVDNTSSNDTAISYLRTRMEDWNLHPLKGEHLHVRCCAHILNLVVNDGLKEMHESISKIRNAIRYVRASPSRMNRFKNFIKEARIQDKCTVQLDVPTRWNSTYTMLESGLKFQKAFKRLGERDTEYALMQGGIPRNIDWDNAKHFMEFLKIFHDVTKSVSGSLLVTSSQYFHEFCKILRVFKASCGSRDPLLGSMAERMKLKYDKYWGNIKNINMMIFVAVILDPRYKLKFVNFSFEKLYDKDDADFLGAKVKETFSKMFECYMNANNGGRSFTSTTMDGASDVGVPDSDMVGDFFKEVHFHEIINKNEVDLYLMDGLEKPGDQNTFDILNWWKVNSSKYPILSQIARDVLAMPVSTVASESAFSTGGRVLNNYRSY comes from the exons ATGAAGGTTCAATGGTGTGTTTTTACTAAGTTACCCTTTAACCTAG TCATCGCCGTCGCAGGGTTGCCTCGCAGGGTCACCGTCGCTGGGTTGCCGTCGCTGCCTCGCTGGGTCACCGTCGCCGAGGCGCAATCCATTCACCGAGAAGCAGTCCTGTCACCGAGCAGCAGTCCAGTCGCCAAGCAAGACTCCAGTGGCCGTCGCAATCCAAATCGAGCGCCGAGCAGCCCTCCTGTCACCAAGCCATCTCCTGCAGAAAGCAACTCCAGAATGTCTTCTTCGGAG TTG TTG cCAACAAGCAATGAGGTGCCCAGTGAGCGGACGCCTCTCATTGGGGGTGAAATTGTTAAGTCCGCGGTACGTTCTTCAATGGACAGCGGCGTGCTTACCAAACCCCCGCCCCATCCTAGATCAAAGAAGAGGAAGGTTCATTCAACTAATGTGGGTGCAACTCCGGGAGCAACTCCAACAAATCCATCTCCAAGCACTGTGGAAACTGATGAAGAGGATAGCAAGGATGAAGCTAATGAAGGTAACAGAAAACCTTCTAGACCTAGATCTTTGACTTGGGAACACTTTACAAGGGATCCTAAGTCCAAGCCATCACATCCTAGGGCTAAATGTAATTGGTGTGGTGCATCATATGCATGTGACTCTCATAGAAATGGTACAACTAATATGCATTATCATTTGTTGAACCAATGTAAAAAATTTCCTAGGGAGTCGGGTGACCCTAGTCAAACAATCCTTACCttccaacaaaaaaaagaggGTGAAGGGGTATTTACTGCAGTTACTTTTGATGCTGAAATGTGTAGAAAAGCCCTTGCTAGGATGATAATTGTTGATGAGCTACCATTCAAGTTTGTTGAGGGGGAGGGATTTAGATTCTATATGAGTATTGTGCAACCTAGATTTCCACTTCCGGGAAGGATTACTGTTGCTAAGGACTGTTGGAATCTCTATATTAGTGAGAAGAATAGGTTGAAAACTGTGTTCAAGCAACCAAATCAATCTATTTGTTTAACTACTGATTGTTGGACTTCTGTGCAAAATCTGAATTATATGTGTCTCACTGCTCATTACATTGATCATGATTGGAAATTGCAAAAGaggattattaatttttgtcttATTAAAAACCACAAGGGAGAAACAATTGGTAGAAAGATTGAGAGATGTCTTTTGGGGTGGGGGATATCTAGAGTGTTCACAATTACTGTTGATAACACTAGTTCTAATGATACTGcaatatcttatctaagaacTAGAATGGAGGATTGGAATTTACATCCTTTGAAAGGAGAGCATTTGCATGTTAGGTGTTGTGCACATATTCTTAATCTTGTTGTTAATGATGGATTGAAAGAGATGCATGAATCTATTAGCAAGATAAGAAATGCTATTAGATATGTGCGTGCTTCCCCTAGTCGTATGAAtaggttcaaaaatttcattaagGAAGCTAGGATACAAGACAAGTGTACTGTCCAACTCGATGTTCCCACTAGATGGAACTCTACATACACCATGCTTGAAAGTGGTTTGAAGTTTCAAAAGGCGTTCAAGAGGCTAGGGGAGAGAGATACAGAATATGCTCTAATGCAAGGTGGTATTCCGAGGAATATTGATTGGGACAATGCAAAACACTTTATggaattcttgaaaatttttcatgaTGTTACAAAGAGTGTGTCTGGTAGTTTGCTTGTGACTTCTTCTCAATATTTTCATGAGTTTTGTAAGATTTTGCGTGTGTTCAAAGCTTCTTGTGGTAGTCGAGATCCATTACTTGGGAGTATGGCTGAGAGGATGAAGCTTAAGTATGACAAGTACTGGGGtaacattaaaaatatcaaCATGATGATTTTTGTTGCTGTGATTCTTGATCCTAGATACAAGTTGAAGTTTGTCAACTTTAGCTTTGAAAAGCTATATGATAAGGATGATGCTGATTTTTTGGGTGCAAAAGTGAAAGAAACCTTCTCCAAGATGTTTGAATGCTATATGAATGCAAATAATGGGGGAAGATCTTTTACTTCAACAACAATGGATGGTGCATCAGATGTGGGAGTACCTGATAGTGACATGGTTGGTGATTTTTTTAAGGaggtgcattttcatgagatcaTCAACAAGAATGAGGTGGATTTGTATTTGATGGATGGTTTAGAGAAGCCTGGTGATCAAAATACTTTTGACATATTGAATTGGTGGAAGGTAAATTCTAGCAAGTATCCTATCTTATCCCAAATAGCTAGAGATGTCTTAGCAATGCCGGTCTCAACTGTTGCTTCAGAATCAGCTTTTAGCACTGGTGGAAGAGTGCTTAACAACTATAGGAGTTAT
- the LOC107487809 gene encoding uncharacterized protein LOC107487809: MKQAAAKSSLRRLCPNIDKEDGLETVLEIPIPEEMFATMGSNVTVRWQNMLTWMKAQTEDKLSSPAVSARLNELRFLLYLVGSPLIPLQVQLGHSIHRPVRDSSIEASTAKYIVQQYIAATGGPPALNAVESMCVTGQIKISASDFHQTEGVLEVKKTSEEIGGFVLWQKDPDLWCLEVVVAGCKVVCGSNGKLSWRHSSNQQTPISKGAPRPLRRFLQGLDPRATANLFLNAACIGEKIINDEECFILKLETSPAIREAQGGPNFEIIHHTIWGYFSQRSGLMVQFEDSRLLTMRTKDDNDIFWETSLESVMEDYKYVDGINVSHSGKTRVTVSRYGEQSSNHKRELEERWKIEEVDFNVRGLTAESFMPPSGLGKTPNTL, translated from the exons ATGAAACAAGCAGCTGCAAAGTCATCGTTGAGGAGGCTTTGTCCGAACATTGATAAAGAAGATGGGTTGGAGACTGTTCTGGAAATACCAATACCGGAGGAAATGTTCGCAACCATGGGAAGCAACGTGACAGTGAGGTGGCAGAACATGCTGACGTGGATGAAGGCTCAAACCGAGGACAAGTTATCATCCCCTGCCGTTTCTGCACGCTTGAACGAGCTTCGTTTTCTTCTCTACCTCGTTGGATCCCCTCTCATCCCTCTTCAGGTCCAGTTAGGCCATTCCATCCACCGTCCTGTCAGAGATAGTTCCATC GAAGCATCAACCGCTAAGTATATAGTGCAACAATATATAGCGGCGACGGGAGGGCCGCCGGCGTTGAATGCCGTGGAGAGCATGTGTGTGACGGGGCAGATCAAGATTAGTGCTTCGGATTTTCATCAGACGGAAGGGGTATTAGAAGTGAAGAAGACTTCTGAAGAGATTGGGGGTTTTGTTTTGTGGCAGAAGGATCCTGATTTGTGGTgcttggaggtggttgttgccggTTGTAAGGTTGTTTGTGGTAGCAATGGCAAGCTCTCATGGCGTCATTCCTCTAACCAACAAACTCCCATTTCTAAAGGTGCCCCTAGACCTCTCCGTCGCTTCCTTCAG GGATTGGATCCGAGAGCTACGGCTAACTTATTTTTGAATGCCGCGTGCATAGGAGAGAAAATAATAAACGACGAAGAATGCTTCATTCTAAAGTTGGAGACAAGCCCGGCTATTCGTGAGGCCCAAGGAGGCCCAAACTTTGAGATCATCCACCACACCATATGGGGGTATTTCAGCCAACGATCCGGGCTCATGGTCCAGTTTGAGGACTCTAGGTTACTCACTATGAGAACCAAAGATGACAATGATATTTTCTGGGAAACAAGCCTAGAGTCAGTGATGGAGGATTATAAGTACGTTGATGGGATAAATGTGTCACACAGTGGTAAGACTCGAGTCACAGTTTCAAGATATGGTGAGCAATCAAGTAACCATAAAAGAGAATTGGAAGAGAGGTGGAAGATTGAGGAGGTAGATTTTAATGTACGGGGTTTGACTGCTGAGAGCTTTATGCCTCCTTCTGGCTTAGGAAAGACACCAAATACTTTATAA
- the LOC107487866 gene encoding uncharacterized protein LOC107487866: MVSLKLTLAIIPHQTKVIEIKERKRKLSQDEDALPTTTASTKKESSDSVMLGKGRYKFWALAAILLLAFWSMFTGTVSLRWSGTLNSLSNDLDIPIHDDLDVLEMEEREKVVRHMWDVYTNSRRIRLPRFWQEAFEAAYEELTSDDAAVRDAAITEIAKMSVRSIDFDPPPIQSARAREFSKNLDQVEKGKEATRRA; this comes from the exons ATGGTATCTCTCAAATTAACGCTCGCGATTATCCCACATCAGACCAAAGTCATCGAAATCAAAG agagaaaaagaaaattatcacAGGATGAAGACGCGCTTCCAACGACGACAGCGAGCACGAAGAAGGAAAGTTCGGACTCAGTTATGTTGGGGAAAGGAAGGTACAAGTTCTGGGCACTTGCGGCCATATTGCTTCTGGCGTTCTGGTCCATGTTCACCGGCACCGTTTCCCTACGGTGGTCCGGCACACTCAACTCCCTCTCCAACGACCTCGACATCCCAATCCACGACGACCTCGACGTCCTT gagatggaggagagggagaaggtGGTGAGGCACATGTGGGACGTGTACACCAACAGCCGCAGGATCAGGCTGCCGCGGTTTTGGCAGGAGGCATTTGAGGCTGCCTATGAAGAGCTCACCAGTGACGATGCTGCCGTCAGAGACGCCGCCATCACTGAGATCGCCAAGATGTCCGTCCGCTCCATCGATTTTGATCCCCCTCCCATCCAATCCGCG AGAGCAAGGGAATTTAGCAAGAACCTCGATCAAGTTGAGAAAGGAAAAGAAGCAACTAGGCGTGCT